A single window of Mycolicibacterium aurum DNA harbors:
- the nrdE gene encoding class 1b ribonucleoside-diphosphate reductase subunit alpha, which translates to MAPTVTAAEPVTTGAHALPGEMDYHALNAMLNLYDADGKIQFDKDREAANQYFLQHVNQNTVFFHNQDEKLDYLVQKNYYEREVLDQYSRNFVKSLLDRAYAKKFRFPTFLGAFKYYTSYTLKTFDGKRYLERFEDRVVMVALTLASGDTVLAEKLVDEIIDGRFQPATPTFLNSGKKQRGEPVSCFLLRIEDNMESIGRSINSALQLSKRGGGVALLLSNIREHGAPIKNIENQSSGVIPIMKLLEDSFSYANQLGARQGAGAVYLQAHHPDIYRFLDTKRENADEKIRIKTLSLGVVIPDITFELAKKNEDMYLFSPYDVERVYGVPFADISITEKYYEMVDDARIRKTKIKAREFFQTLAELQFESGYPYIMYEDTVNRSNPIEGKITHSNLCSEILQVSTPSLFNEDLTYAKVGKDISCNLGSLNIAKAMDSPDFAQTIEVSIRALTAVSDQTHIWSVPSIEQGNNDSHAIGLGQMNLHGYLARERILYGSDEGVDFTNMYFYTVLYHALRASNRIAIERGKAFGGFERSKYKSGEFFDKYTDQVWEPATARVRELFADAGIRIPTQDDWLRLKESVQTHGIYNQNLQAVPPTGSISYINHSTSSIHPVASKIEIRKEGKIGRVYYPAPYLTNDNLEYYQDAYEIGYEKIIDTYAAATQHVDQGLSLTLFFKDTATTRDVNKAQIYAWRKGIKTLYYIRLRQMALEGTEVEGCVSCML; encoded by the coding sequence GTGGCACCAACCGTCACAGCTGCAGAGCCTGTAACCACCGGCGCACACGCGCTTCCGGGGGAAATGGATTACCACGCGCTGAACGCGATGCTGAACCTGTACGACGCCGACGGCAAGATCCAGTTCGACAAGGACCGCGAAGCCGCCAACCAGTACTTCCTTCAGCATGTCAACCAGAACACGGTGTTCTTCCACAACCAGGACGAGAAGCTCGACTACCTGGTTCAGAAGAACTACTACGAGCGCGAGGTGCTCGACCAGTACTCGCGCAATTTCGTCAAGTCGCTGCTGGATCGCGCGTACGCCAAGAAGTTCCGGTTCCCGACGTTCCTCGGCGCATTTAAGTACTACACGTCGTACACGCTGAAGACCTTCGACGGAAAGCGCTACCTGGAGCGCTTCGAGGACCGGGTCGTGATGGTGGCGCTGACGCTGGCCTCCGGTGACACGGTGCTGGCCGAGAAGCTCGTCGACGAGATCATCGACGGCCGCTTCCAGCCGGCCACCCCGACGTTCCTGAACTCGGGCAAGAAGCAGCGCGGTGAGCCGGTGTCGTGCTTCCTGCTGCGCATCGAGGACAACATGGAGTCCATCGGGCGCTCCATCAACTCGGCGCTGCAGCTGTCCAAGCGCGGCGGCGGAGTGGCGTTGCTGCTGTCCAACATTCGCGAGCACGGCGCGCCGATCAAGAACATCGAGAACCAGAGCTCCGGCGTCATCCCGATCATGAAGCTGCTTGAGGACTCGTTCTCCTACGCCAACCAGCTCGGCGCCCGCCAGGGTGCGGGTGCGGTGTACCTGCAGGCCCACCATCCCGACATCTATCGCTTCCTGGACACCAAGCGCGAGAACGCCGACGAGAAGATCCGCATCAAGACGCTCTCGCTGGGTGTCGTGATCCCGGACATCACGTTCGAGCTCGCGAAGAAGAACGAGGACATGTACCTGTTCTCGCCGTACGACGTCGAGCGCGTCTACGGGGTGCCGTTCGCCGACATCTCGATCACCGAGAAGTACTACGAGATGGTCGACGACGCCCGGATCCGTAAGACCAAGATCAAGGCGCGCGAGTTCTTCCAGACGCTGGCCGAGCTGCAGTTCGAGTCGGGCTACCCGTACATCATGTACGAGGACACGGTGAACCGGTCCAACCCGATCGAGGGCAAGATCACCCACAGCAACCTGTGCTCGGAGATCCTGCAGGTGTCCACGCCGTCGCTGTTCAACGAGGACCTGACCTACGCCAAGGTGGGCAAGGACATCTCGTGCAACCTCGGTTCGCTCAACATCGCCAAGGCGATGGACTCGCCGGACTTCGCGCAGACCATCGAGGTGTCGATCCGCGCGCTCACCGCGGTCAGCGACCAGACCCATATCTGGTCCGTGCCGTCGATCGAGCAGGGCAACAACGACTCTCACGCCATCGGCCTCGGGCAGATGAACCTGCACGGGTACCTGGCCCGCGAACGCATCCTCTACGGCTCCGACGAGGGCGTCGACTTCACCAACATGTACTTCTACACCGTGCTGTATCACGCCTTGCGGGCGAGCAACCGCATCGCGATCGAACGGGGTAAGGCATTCGGCGGGTTCGAGCGCTCGAAGTACAAGTCGGGGGAGTTCTTCGACAAGTACACCGATCAGGTGTGGGAGCCGGCGACCGCGCGGGTGCGCGAGCTGTTCGCCGACGCGGGCATTCGCATTCCCACGCAGGACGATTGGTTGCGGCTCAAGGAGTCGGTGCAGACGCACGGCATCTACAACCAGAACCTGCAGGCCGTGCCGCCGACGGGGTCGATCTCCTACATCAACCACTCGACCAGCTCCATCCACCCGGTCGCCAGCAAGATCGAGATCCGCAAGGAAGGCAAGATCGGACGGGTCTACTACCCGGCGCCGTACCTGACCAACGACAACCTGGAGTACTACCAGGACGCGTACGAGATCGGCTACGAGAAGATCATCGACACCTACGCCGCGGCCACCCAGCATGTGGACCAGGGTCTGTCGCTGACGCTGTTCTTCAAGGACACCGCCACCACGCGCGACGTGAACAAGGCGCAGATCTACGCCTGGCGCAAAGGCATCAAGACGCTGTACTACATCCGCCTGCGCCAGATGGCGTTGGAGGGCACGGAAGTCGAGGGTTGCGTCAGCTGCATGCTGTGA
- a CDS encoding DUF5997 family protein, with the protein MSRPNSQSMKPATAAKKLDVYLPATPSEFQENAITRAELEALQADPPQWLKDLRKNGPHPKNLVAAKLGISIAALARNDVDNALTTEQIDALLDEKPEWLVAERESYQAVLREERRLKALRAEQSRES; encoded by the coding sequence ATGAGCAGGCCGAACTCGCAGTCCATGAAACCCGCCACGGCGGCCAAGAAGCTGGACGTCTACCTGCCCGCCACGCCGTCGGAGTTCCAGGAGAACGCGATCACCCGCGCCGAGCTCGAGGCGCTGCAGGCGGACCCGCCGCAGTGGCTGAAGGACCTTCGCAAGAACGGGCCGCACCCGAAGAATCTGGTGGCGGCCAAGCTGGGCATCTCGATCGCGGCTCTGGCACGCAACGACGTCGACAACGCGCTCACCACCGAGCAGATCGACGCGCTGCTCGACGAGAAGCCGGAGTGGCTGGTCGCGGAACGGGAGAGCTACCAGGCCGTCCTGCGCGAGGAGCGACGCCTGAAGGCGTTGCGCGCGGAGCAGTCTCGCGAGAGCTGA
- a CDS encoding NADPH-dependent FMN reductase, whose product MSDTVNNTILVLVGSLRAASVNRQLAEVAVETAPAGVTLEVFDRLAELPFYNEEIDTDDAPEPVVALREAAARAGAALVVTPEYNGSIPAVLKNAIDWLSRPYGNGALKGKPFAVVGAALGQYGGVWAHDETRKSFGIAGPRVVEGLDLSIPTKELDGKHPREHGETVERLRDIVGKLAAEIE is encoded by the coding sequence ATGTCGGACACCGTCAACAACACGATTCTGGTTCTCGTCGGCAGCCTGCGCGCAGCGTCGGTGAATCGTCAGCTGGCCGAGGTCGCTGTCGAGACAGCACCCGCCGGCGTCACCCTGGAGGTGTTCGACCGGCTGGCGGAGCTGCCGTTCTACAACGAGGAGATCGACACCGACGACGCTCCCGAACCCGTGGTCGCGCTGCGCGAGGCGGCTGCCCGCGCGGGAGCGGCGCTGGTGGTGACCCCCGAGTACAACGGCAGCATCCCCGCGGTGCTCAAGAACGCCATCGACTGGTTGTCGCGGCCGTACGGCAACGGTGCGCTCAAGGGCAAGCCGTTCGCGGTCGTCGGTGCGGCGCTGGGCCAGTACGGGGGCGTCTGGGCGCACGACGAGACACGGAAGTCGTTCGGCATCGCCGGACCCCGCGTCGTCGAGGGTCTGGATCTGTCCATTCCGACGAAGGAGCTGGACGGCAAGCATCCGCGCGAGCACGGCGAGACCGTGGAACGGCTGCGCGACATCGTCGGCAAGCTGGCCGCCGAGATCGAGTGA
- a CDS encoding VOC family protein gives MEQRISLITLGVDDLSRARRFYEDGLGWTPKAAPEGVVFYQLPGIALALFGRADLAEDAHHPVDGRFSGITIAINQRTEADVDVVLAQAEAAGATILKPAERVFWGGYSGYFADPDGHVWEVALNPEWTINDDGTLTI, from the coding sequence ATGGAGCAGCGCATCAGCCTGATCACGCTCGGCGTCGACGACCTCTCCCGCGCCCGCCGCTTCTACGAAGACGGGCTCGGGTGGACGCCGAAGGCCGCACCGGAAGGCGTGGTGTTCTACCAACTGCCGGGCATCGCGCTGGCGCTGTTCGGCCGCGCGGACCTGGCCGAGGACGCTCACCACCCGGTGGACGGGCGCTTCAGCGGCATCACCATCGCGATCAACCAGCGCACCGAGGCCGACGTCGACGTGGTGCTGGCCCAGGCCGAGGCGGCAGGCGCGACCATCCTCAAGCCAGCCGAAAGAGTGTTCTGGGGCGGCTATTCCGGTTACTTCGCCGACCCCGACGGCCACGTGTGGGAGGTCGCCCTGAACCCGGAGTGGACCATCAACGACGACGGCACGCTGACGATCTAG
- the speB gene encoding agmatinase translates to MASVFGPDITFLGVPRCDLADVSTYADADIVILGAPLDGGTTYRSGTRFGPSALRQACYLPQDGSRPSLALRVDGLKDLRVFDAGDVALYNGNIDEAVRLIEEEVYKICAAGAIPIVLGGDHTIAWPDHTGVARQHGFGKVSMIHFDAHADTGDIHSGSLVGHGTPMRRLIESGALRGDRFLQLGLRGYWPDEPILQWMAAQGLRSYEMTEIVARGLETCLTEAFEIATDDCEGVFLSVDIDVCDPGHAPGTGTPEPGGFSARQLLDAVRRICYELPVLGVDIVEVAPPYDHADITALLGNRVVLEVVSAIARRRKDAAQGTTWDPSQPLLAGREVDEQLRLIAEGEEARRRGEGGTRPHHHH, encoded by the coding sequence ATGGCCAGTGTTTTCGGACCGGACATCACATTCCTCGGCGTCCCGCGGTGTGACCTTGCCGACGTGTCGACCTATGCCGACGCCGACATCGTCATCCTCGGAGCACCTCTCGACGGCGGCACGACGTACCGATCCGGGACACGGTTCGGTCCCTCGGCGCTGCGACAGGCCTGCTATCTGCCGCAGGACGGCTCTCGGCCCAGCCTCGCCCTGCGCGTCGACGGCCTCAAAGACCTGCGGGTGTTCGACGCCGGCGACGTCGCGCTCTACAACGGCAACATCGACGAGGCGGTGCGATTGATCGAGGAGGAGGTGTACAAGATCTGCGCCGCCGGCGCGATTCCCATCGTGCTGGGTGGCGATCACACGATCGCCTGGCCCGACCACACCGGGGTCGCACGCCAGCACGGCTTCGGGAAGGTGTCGATGATCCACTTCGACGCCCACGCCGACACCGGTGACATCCACTCCGGGTCGCTGGTGGGGCACGGGACGCCGATGCGGCGGCTCATCGAGTCCGGCGCCCTGCGCGGCGACAGGTTCCTGCAGCTGGGCCTGCGCGGATACTGGCCCGACGAGCCGATACTGCAGTGGATGGCGGCCCAGGGGTTGCGGTCCTACGAGATGACCGAGATCGTGGCGCGCGGTCTTGAGACATGTCTGACCGAGGCTTTCGAGATCGCGACCGATGACTGTGAGGGCGTGTTCCTGTCGGTCGACATCGACGTGTGCGACCCCGGCCATGCCCCGGGCACGGGAACGCCGGAGCCCGGCGGCTTCTCGGCCCGGCAACTGCTGGATGCCGTGCGGCGAATCTGCTACGAGCTTCCGGTGCTGGGCGTCGACATCGTCGAGGTCGCACCGCCCTACGACCACGCGGACATCACGGCACTGCTGGGCAATCGTGTGGTGCTCGAGGTCGTCTCGGCGATTGCGCGGCGGCGCAAGGACGCAGCGCAGGGCACCACGTGGGATCCCAGCCAGCCGCTGCTGGCAGGGCGTGAGGTCGACGAGCAGTTACGACTGATCGCCGAAGGCGAAGAAGCCCGACGGCGCGGTGAGGGCGGCACCCGTCCGCACCATCACCACTGA
- the nrdI gene encoding class Ib ribonucleoside-diphosphate reductase assembly flavoprotein NrdI yields the protein MSNLVYFSSVSENTHRFVQKLGMPADRVTRIPLHGRIEVDEPYVLVLPTYGGGKATPDISNGGYVPKQVIAFLNNEHNRSLIRGVIAAGNNNFGEEFAYAGNVVSRKCGVPYLYRFELMGTPDDVIAVQEGLKDFWKEQPTWHQPSQLQSL from the coding sequence ATGAGCAATCTCGTCTACTTCTCCAGCGTGTCCGAGAACACCCACCGCTTCGTGCAGAAGCTGGGGATGCCTGCCGACCGTGTCACCCGAATCCCGCTGCACGGCCGCATCGAGGTCGACGAACCGTATGTCCTGGTTCTGCCGACCTACGGTGGCGGCAAGGCCACTCCGGACATCAGCAACGGGGGCTACGTCCCCAAGCAGGTCATCGCGTTTCTCAACAATGAGCACAACCGGTCGTTGATCCGCGGCGTCATCGCCGCGGGCAACAACAACTTCGGTGAAGAGTTCGCCTACGCAGGCAATGTGGTCTCCCGCAAGTGTGGCGTGCCGTATCTCTACCGCTTCGAACTGATGGGGACCCCGGACGACGTCATCGCCGTCCAGGAGGGCCTGAAAGACTTCTGGAAGGAACAACCGACGTGGCACCAACCGTCACAGCTGCAGAGCCTGTAA
- a CDS encoding VOC family protein, translating into MHSTIFVNLPVADVERSRKFFADLGYTFNEDFSSDSAATVVLGEHLFAMLIQRDSFDALHPIATADAFAVKECVVCLTVDSRAEVDALVDRALTAGGTVGDTEDHDFMYGRSYNDPDGHSWQIFWMAPAGPEGSD; encoded by the coding sequence ATGCACAGCACGATCTTCGTGAACCTTCCCGTCGCCGACGTCGAGCGATCACGAAAGTTCTTCGCCGACCTCGGATACACGTTCAACGAAGACTTCAGCAGCGACAGCGCGGCGACGGTGGTGCTGGGTGAGCACCTGTTCGCGATGCTGATCCAGCGCGACTCATTCGACGCGCTGCACCCGATTGCGACCGCTGATGCCTTCGCTGTCAAGGAGTGCGTCGTCTGCCTGACCGTCGACAGTCGAGCCGAGGTGGACGCGCTGGTGGACCGCGCGCTCACCGCGGGCGGCACGGTAGGGGATACCGAAGATCACGACTTCATGTACGGCCGCAGCTACAACGACCCGGATGGCCACTCCTGGCAGATCTTCTGGATGGCCCCGGCAGGCCCCGAGGGCAGCGACTAG
- a CDS encoding TetR/AcrR family transcriptional regulator gives MPTNTGNTARGVQRRTEIIDAAIEVMARVGLAGLSMRVVASQAGIPVGALSYYFDDKSDLVAQAFRQLSDREIERVVHTANQLQPSMSAEELADAVADMIIDGFTSPRGAIVTRYELVTEASRDERLRPMFEAWYAAMVPALSRLFRELGSHQPELDSRTVMAVTAGLEIDNLYRPLGPVDKRRIRATIRHTFRALTALHHHM, from the coding sequence GTGCCCACCAACACTGGTAACACCGCTCGAGGTGTGCAGCGCCGCACCGAGATCATCGACGCCGCAATCGAAGTCATGGCCCGCGTCGGACTGGCCGGACTGTCGATGCGGGTGGTCGCCAGCCAGGCGGGAATACCGGTGGGGGCGTTGAGCTACTACTTCGACGACAAATCGGATCTGGTGGCCCAGGCTTTTCGCCAGCTGTCCGACCGCGAGATCGAACGTGTCGTGCACACCGCGAACCAGCTGCAGCCGTCGATGTCGGCCGAGGAGCTGGCCGATGCCGTGGCGGACATGATCATCGACGGGTTCACCTCGCCGCGGGGCGCGATCGTCACGCGCTACGAACTGGTGACCGAGGCCAGTCGCGACGAGCGGCTGCGCCCGATGTTCGAGGCCTGGTACGCGGCGATGGTGCCGGCGCTGAGCCGGCTGTTCCGGGAGCTGGGTTCCCATCAGCCAGAACTGGATTCGCGCACGGTGATGGCCGTGACCGCGGGTCTGGAGATCGACAACCTCTACCGGCCCCTGGGGCCGGTGGACAAGCGGCGGATCCGCGCGACCATCCGCCACACGTTCCGGGCATTGACCGCGTTGCACCACCACATGTGA
- a CDS encoding SDR family NAD(P)-dependent oxidoreductase has protein sequence MPTTVPSAYDLTGQVALVTGSSSDLGIGFASARLLGQFNAAVMVTGTTDRAAERAAELRAEGIVAHSFVADLMDPDAAGDLVAATIAEFGKLDILVNNAGLASVNIPERPNSLMVMTDEEWALALRRNVDSAFFVTRAALPGMVERGYGRIINVASTAGILTAYTGDVGYHTAKAAMLGMTRSVAVDYAKNGVTANVVIPGWIATAAQLPSEVAAGNATPIGRSASAAEVAAGIAFFATPGASYVTGTTLAIDGGNSIAGATGPE, from the coding sequence ATGCCCACTACGGTGCCCAGCGCGTACGACTTGACCGGGCAGGTGGCGTTGGTCACCGGATCGAGCAGTGACCTCGGAATCGGGTTTGCCTCTGCCCGCCTCCTCGGCCAGTTCAACGCGGCGGTGATGGTCACCGGAACCACCGACCGCGCGGCCGAGCGGGCGGCCGAGCTCCGGGCCGAAGGGATCGTGGCGCATTCATTCGTCGCCGACCTGATGGACCCCGACGCGGCCGGCGACCTTGTCGCCGCAACCATCGCGGAGTTCGGCAAGCTCGACATCCTCGTCAACAATGCCGGTCTGGCGTCGGTCAACATCCCCGAGCGCCCGAACTCGCTCATGGTGATGACCGACGAAGAGTGGGCGCTGGCGTTGCGACGCAACGTCGACAGCGCCTTCTTCGTCACCCGGGCCGCGCTCCCCGGGATGGTCGAGCGCGGATACGGACGCATCATCAACGTGGCGTCGACCGCGGGGATCCTCACCGCCTACACCGGCGATGTCGGCTATCACACCGCCAAGGCGGCGATGCTCGGGATGACCCGTTCGGTGGCGGTCGACTACGCCAAGAACGGGGTGACGGCCAACGTCGTGATCCCGGGCTGGATAGCCACCGCGGCGCAGCTCCCGTCCGAGGTCGCCGCGGGCAACGCCACTCCGATCGGGCGGTCGGCATCCGCGGCCGAGGTGGCGGCCGGCATCGCCTTCTTCGCCACGCCCGGCGCCTCGTACGTCACCGGCACCACGTTGGCGATCGACGGCGGCAACTCGATCGCCGGTGCCACGGGACCGGAGTGA
- a CDS encoding redoxin NrdH encodes MTVTVYTKPACVQCNATYKALDKQGIAYDVVDISVDTEARDYVMALGYLQAPVVVAGNDHWSGFRPDRIKSLAGVAAVTA; translated from the coding sequence ATGACTGTCACCGTGTACACCAAGCCCGCCTGCGTCCAGTGCAATGCCACCTACAAGGCTCTCGACAAGCAGGGCATCGCCTACGACGTCGTCGACATCTCCGTCGACACCGAGGCTCGCGACTACGTGATGGCGCTGGGTTACCTGCAGGCCCCCGTCGTGGTGGCGGGCAACGACCACTGGTCGGGCTTCCGCCCCGACCGGATCAAGTCCCTCGCCGGCGTCGCCGCCGTCACGGCGTGA
- a CDS encoding TetR/AcrR family transcriptional regulator: MSVAEDRNELPVLPVSVDGPQERGDAARNRALLLDAARRLVDERGAEAVTTDDIAAAAGVGKGTLFRRFGSRAGLMIVLLDEDEKTQQQAFLFGPPPLGPGAPPLERLIAYGWERLKFVDSHHALLSDVGRDPQMRFNAPMMLHHSHVRLLLETAGTTGDLDAQATALTALLDADYIHHQLTERNLTLTDLGNAWETVARKLCGS; this comes from the coding sequence GTGAGCGTCGCCGAGGACCGCAACGAGCTGCCGGTACTGCCGGTGAGCGTCGACGGACCACAGGAGCGTGGCGACGCGGCGCGTAACCGTGCCCTGCTGCTCGATGCGGCACGCCGGCTGGTCGACGAGCGCGGCGCGGAGGCCGTCACCACCGACGACATCGCCGCAGCCGCCGGAGTCGGCAAGGGCACGCTGTTCCGCAGGTTCGGCAGCCGCGCCGGGCTCATGATCGTCCTGCTCGACGAGGACGAGAAGACCCAGCAGCAGGCGTTCCTGTTCGGGCCGCCCCCCTTGGGCCCGGGTGCACCACCGCTGGAGCGCCTCATCGCCTACGGCTGGGAGCGGTTGAAATTCGTCGACTCTCATCACGCCCTGCTCTCCGACGTCGGCCGCGACCCGCAGATGCGCTTCAACGCCCCGATGATGCTGCATCACAGCCATGTTCGACTGTTGCTCGAAACTGCCGGCACGACAGGGGATCTCGATGCGCAGGCGACGGCGCTGACGGCGCTGCTCGACGCCGACTACATCCATCACCAACTCACCGAGCGCAACCTGACCCTGACAGATCTGGGCAACGCGTGGGAGACGGTGGCGCGCAAGCTCTGCGGATCATGA
- a CDS encoding ABC transporter substrate-binding protein, whose amino-acid sequence MNRLSVTAGSLALTVVMLTGTACSGSTNQATDAAALMSSVRTPMLSDPPPLDPDVFYQPEGLMIMTSAYQGLLQYAPGSTTLQGLLATKWAVSEDGLTYTFTLRDGVRFSDGTPFDSAAAKSSFQRRIDMAAGPSYMLADVADMQTPDPQTFVVTLTKPVAPFLDYLASPYGPLMTSPTAVAEHAVGGDRAAAWLATRTAGTGPYELTEAVPASRYTMTANENYWGDKPQISKVEMPVINATAVQRLQLENGQLDMILHGLSKGDYEGLATGANTEVRQENALVKALVMVNPDSPVFGPAPAREALSAGLDQAALTATVFGDQGSPSTQFYPVGMLPDGAVPDVHAHDPAKLAALGAAGGDVAIGYPTGDSSLQELANQIQVILAQAGLSATIRDFPSAQFFALVEHPEQRPDLLLASFNPDAAHPDTWSRIYQYTNAPVNLQGCSVPAADQLLDAGSAEPDPVKSQALYVEAAKAYRDSLCWVNLGDLHNTIAARKGYTDWSSQPAWMWDTDFAALKYQG is encoded by the coding sequence ATGAATCGCTTGTCGGTGACCGCAGGATCCCTCGCCCTGACCGTTGTGATGCTGACGGGTACCGCCTGCTCGGGAAGCACCAACCAGGCAACCGACGCGGCGGCGTTGATGTCCTCGGTGCGCACCCCCATGCTGTCGGATCCGCCACCGCTGGACCCCGACGTGTTCTATCAACCCGAAGGTCTGATGATCATGACCTCGGCCTACCAGGGACTGCTGCAGTACGCGCCCGGCTCCACCACGCTGCAGGGTCTGCTGGCGACGAAATGGGCTGTGTCCGAAGATGGTTTGACGTACACGTTCACCCTGCGCGACGGCGTCCGGTTCTCCGACGGGACGCCCTTCGACTCGGCGGCGGCGAAGTCGAGCTTTCAGCGCCGGATCGACATGGCGGCAGGTCCGTCGTACATGCTGGCCGACGTCGCGGACATGCAGACCCCTGACCCGCAGACCTTCGTGGTGACGCTCACCAAGCCGGTGGCTCCGTTCCTCGACTATCTGGCGTCTCCGTACGGCCCGTTGATGACCAGCCCGACCGCGGTGGCCGAGCATGCCGTCGGCGGTGACCGAGCCGCAGCCTGGCTGGCGACGCGGACCGCGGGCACCGGCCCCTACGAGCTGACCGAGGCGGTTCCGGCAAGCCGCTACACGATGACTGCCAACGAGAACTACTGGGGAGACAAGCCGCAGATCTCCAAGGTCGAGATGCCGGTGATCAACGCCACCGCCGTGCAACGTCTCCAGCTGGAGAACGGCCAGCTCGACATGATCCTGCACGGCCTGTCCAAGGGTGACTACGAGGGGCTGGCCACCGGCGCGAACACCGAAGTGCGACAGGAGAATGCACTTGTCAAGGCGCTCGTCATGGTGAATCCCGACTCCCCGGTATTCGGCCCGGCCCCGGCCCGGGAGGCCTTGAGCGCCGGACTCGACCAGGCCGCCTTGACCGCGACGGTGTTCGGTGACCAGGGGTCGCCGTCGACGCAGTTCTATCCCGTCGGGATGTTGCCCGACGGCGCCGTCCCCGACGTGCACGCGCACGACCCCGCGAAACTGGCGGCCCTCGGCGCAGCAGGCGGCGACGTGGCGATCGGATACCCGACGGGCGACAGCAGCCTGCAGGAACTGGCGAACCAGATCCAGGTGATCCTGGCCCAGGCCGGTCTCAGCGCGACCATCCGCGACTTTCCGTCCGCCCAGTTCTTCGCTCTGGTCGAACACCCGGAGCAGCGCCCGGACCTGCTGCTCGCCTCGTTCAATCCCGATGCCGCACATCCGGATACCTGGTCGCGGATCTATCAGTACACGAACGCGCCGGTCAACCTCCAGGGCTGCTCGGTTCCCGCGGCCGACCAGCTGCTGGATGCCGGCAGTGCCGAACCCGACCCGGTGAAGTCGCAGGCGCTGTACGTCGAGGCTGCCAAGGCGTACCGCGACTCGCTGTGCTGGGTGAACCTCGGAGATCTCCACAACACCATCGCCGCGCGCAAGGGCTATACGGATTGGAGCAGTCAGCCGGCCTGGATGTGGGACACCGATTTTGCAGCGCTGAAGTATCAGGGCTGA
- a CDS encoding LysR family substrate-binding domain-containing protein, with product MAPSSLPSLTVGYVPGVTPAKWARTWAERHPEVPLVLRAVAAADAASAVRAGTVEAALLRLPADTTGLAVIPVYEETTVAVVPIDHLLTAVDEISAADLDGEPVVLPLDRVVDWAGAPGTPLDHRPESTQDAIELVAAGIGALVVPQSLARLYRRKDLTYRPIVDAPTCPVALAVPEGPQSAPIEEFIGIVRGRQPGSSRGKTEPVPKRTAREKTLAKQAARAAAGKVARTPGPAKRGRR from the coding sequence GTGGCTCCGTCCTCGCTGCCCTCGCTGACCGTCGGGTACGTCCCCGGGGTGACACCCGCGAAGTGGGCCCGGACCTGGGCGGAGCGTCATCCCGAGGTACCGCTGGTGTTACGCGCCGTCGCCGCCGCGGACGCGGCCTCCGCGGTGCGGGCCGGCACCGTCGAGGCGGCATTGCTGCGGTTGCCCGCCGACACGACCGGACTGGCGGTCATCCCGGTGTACGAGGAGACCACGGTGGCGGTGGTGCCGATCGATCACCTCCTCACTGCCGTCGACGAGATCAGCGCCGCGGACCTCGACGGCGAGCCGGTGGTGCTCCCACTCGACCGCGTCGTCGACTGGGCCGGCGCGCCCGGTACCCCGCTCGATCACCGACCCGAAAGCACCCAGGACGCAATAGAACTCGTCGCCGCCGGGATCGGTGCGCTCGTCGTTCCGCAATCGCTGGCCAGGCTGTACCGCCGTAAAGACCTCACCTACCGCCCGATCGTCGACGCACCCACCTGCCCCGTCGCGCTCGCCGTCCCCGAGGGGCCGCAGTCGGCACCGATCGAAGAGTTCATCGGAATCGTGCGGGGCCGACAACCCGGGTCGTCACGGGGTAAGACCGAGCCCGTACCGAAACGCACCGCGCGGGAGAAGACCCTGGCGAAACAGGCGGCCCGCGCCGCTGCAGGCAAGGTCGCCCGCACGCCGGGACCGGCCAAGCGCGGCCGCCGCTGA